One segment of Hippopotamus amphibius kiboko isolate mHipAmp2 chromosome 4, mHipAmp2.hap2, whole genome shotgun sequence DNA contains the following:
- the TMEM229B gene encoding transmembrane protein 229B isoform X2, whose amino-acid sequence MASAEPLTALSRWYLYAIHGYFCEVMFTAAWEFVVNFNWKFPGVTSVWALFIYGTSILIEERMYLRLRGRCPLLVRCLIYTLWTYLWEFTTGFILRQFNACPWDYSQFDFDFMGLITLEYAVPWFCAALIVEQFIIRNTLRLRFDKDAEPGEPSGPLALANGHVKTD is encoded by the coding sequence ATGGCTTCCGCCGAGCCCCTGACGGCGCTGTCCCGCTGGTACCTGTACGCCATCCACGGCTACTTCTGCGAGGTGATGTTCACGGCGGCCTGGGAGTTCGTGGTGAACTTTAACTGGAAGTTCCCGGGGGTCACGAGCGTGTGGGCGCTCTTCATCTACGGCACGTCCATCCTCATCGAGGAGCGCATGTATCTGCGCCTGCGCGGCCGCTGCCCGCTGCTGGTGCGCTGCCTCATCTACACGCTCTGGACCTACCTGTGGGAGTTCACCACCGGCTTCATCCTGCGCCAGTTCAACGCCTGCCCCTGGGACTACTCGCAGTTCGACTTCGACTTCATGGGCCTCATCACCCTGGAGTACGCCGTGCCCTGGTTCTGCGCGGCCCTCATCGTGGAGCAGTTCATCATCCGCAACACCCTCCGCCTCCGCTTTGACAAGGACGCCGAGCCCGGGGAGCCCAGCGGCCCCCTGGCCCTGGCCAACGGCCACGTCAAGACTGactga
- the TMEM229B gene encoding transmembrane protein 229B isoform X1, producing MTPSLVTEASQDLPTHRHPAPVGAMASAEPLTALSRWYLYAIHGYFCEVMFTAAWEFVVNFNWKFPGVTSVWALFIYGTSILIEERMYLRLRGRCPLLVRCLIYTLWTYLWEFTTGFILRQFNACPWDYSQFDFDFMGLITLEYAVPWFCAALIVEQFIIRNTLRLRFDKDAEPGEPSGPLALANGHVKTD from the coding sequence CCGGCCCCAGTCGGCGCCATGGCTTCCGCCGAGCCCCTGACGGCGCTGTCCCGCTGGTACCTGTACGCCATCCACGGCTACTTCTGCGAGGTGATGTTCACGGCGGCCTGGGAGTTCGTGGTGAACTTTAACTGGAAGTTCCCGGGGGTCACGAGCGTGTGGGCGCTCTTCATCTACGGCACGTCCATCCTCATCGAGGAGCGCATGTATCTGCGCCTGCGCGGCCGCTGCCCGCTGCTGGTGCGCTGCCTCATCTACACGCTCTGGACCTACCTGTGGGAGTTCACCACCGGCTTCATCCTGCGCCAGTTCAACGCCTGCCCCTGGGACTACTCGCAGTTCGACTTCGACTTCATGGGCCTCATCACCCTGGAGTACGCCGTGCCCTGGTTCTGCGCGGCCCTCATCGTGGAGCAGTTCATCATCCGCAACACCCTCCGCCTCCGCTTTGACAAGGACGCCGAGCCCGGGGAGCCCAGCGGCCCCCTGGCCCTGGCCAACGGCCACGTCAAGACTGactga
- the LOC130850969 gene encoding uncharacterized protein LOC130850969 encodes MVESLLMSARHPVPCAVSPLMPVSHNGLCLFTAIIPRECPFSPFVLVPRFLHGSPGEAATEWVSSSEPVFIELWAMQTSSQGMQKNGRPRPGGVTAKAGKAPSTVRPFQAWRSFLSLLCKRVGGTVSQLWQLFRTHDWFVRPLPAVFPLVSLSLSFHIRAHEIYWCLCSRTGSDPSLFLLCWSPFPRGCWRPGPARSGITLSCSMPDGTMLWGGQPNSKGPSDSSYHRLEEQQHWFLSSGPATVARHCTEYSPSFSNFLPSEVSTVISLFYRSLVATSLQSQFTTSLFCGNVSRRPFGENL; translated from the exons ATGGTTGAATCGCTTCTGATGTCTGCTAGGCATCCTGTCCCTTGTGCTGTGTCCCCTCTGATGCCAGTGAGTCACAATGGCCTATGCTTATTCACAGCAATAATACCTAGGGAGTGCCCATTTAGTCCTTTTGTCCTGGTCCCTCGCTTTCTGCatgggtctcctggggaggcagccaCTGAGTGGGTCAGTTCATCAGAACCTGTATTTATAGAGCTCTGGGCTATGCAGACATCATCACAGGGGATGCAGAAAAATGGGAGGCCCAGGCCTGGAGGAGTTACAGCTAAGGCAGGGAAAGCACCTTCCACTGTGAGGCCATTCCAGGCCTGGAGGAGCTTCTTGTCCCTGCTCTGCAAAAGGGTGGGTGGGACTGTCTCCCAGCTGTGGCAACTCTTCAGGACACATGACTGGTTTGTGCGCCCATTGCCTGCTGTGTTTCCATTggtctctttgtctctttcttttcacATTCGTGCACATGAAATATACTGGTGTTTGTGTTCCAGGACTGGCTCTGACCcgtctctgtttcttctctgttgGAGCCCCTTCCCTAGAGGCTGCTGGAGGCCAGGCCCTGCACGCTCTGGCATCACACTGTCCTGCAGCATGCCGGACGGGACCATGCTGTGGGGAGGGCAG CCCAATTCAAAGGGACCTTCTGACTCATCATACCACAGATTAGAAGAACAACAACACTGGTTCCTGTCGTCTGGTCCTGCGACTGTGGCCAGGCACTGCACTGAGTACTCACCCTCATTCTCGAATTTTCTCCCATCTGAGGTGAGTACCGTTAtttccctattttacagaagtcTGGTGGCAACCAGTCTACAATCTCAATTTACCACATCTCTCTTTTGTGGAAATGTAAGCAGAAGACCCTTTGGGGAGAACTTGTGA